Proteins encoded in a region of the Flavobacterium sp. MDT1-60 genome:
- the ruvX gene encoding Holliday junction resolvase RuvX → MPRILSIDYGQKRTGIAVTDEMQIIASGLTTVPTSTLIDFLKDYFAKEKVEAVLIGEPKQMNGQPSESASLVKGFVTHFSNIFPDMKVVRVDERFTSKMAFQTMIDSGLSKKQRQNKGLIDEISATIMLQDYLSSKRF, encoded by the coding sequence ATGCCAAGAATTCTCTCCATAGATTACGGACAAAAACGTACGGGAATTGCCGTTACTGATGAGATGCAAATTATAGCCTCTGGTTTAACAACTGTGCCGACAAGTACCTTAATTGATTTTCTAAAGGACTATTTTGCCAAAGAAAAGGTGGAAGCCGTGCTAATTGGCGAACCAAAACAAATGAACGGTCAGCCATCTGAAAGTGCCTCTCTGGTTAAAGGTTTTGTGACTCATTTTTCTAATATTTTCCCAGACATGAAAGTCGTTCGCGTAGATGAACGCTTTACTTCAAAAATGGCTTTTCAAACCATGATTGATAGCGGTTTGAGCAAAAAACAACGTCAAAACAAAGGTTTGATTGACGAAATTTCGGCTACAATTATGCTTCAGGATTATCTTTCCTCCAAAAGATTTTAA